One stretch of Pseudomonas fluorescens Q2-87 DNA includes these proteins:
- the ilvN gene encoding acetolactate synthase small subunit, whose amino-acid sequence MRHIISLLLENEPGALSRVVGLFSQRNYNIESLTVAPTEDPTLSRLTLTTVGHDEVIEQITKNLNKLIEVVKLVDLSESAHIERELMLVKVKATGAQRAEIKRTTDIYRGQIVDVSASVYTVQLTGTSDKLDSFIQSIGTASILETVRSGVTGIARGDKVLSI is encoded by the coding sequence ATGCGACACATTATTTCCTTGCTTCTGGAAAACGAACCGGGTGCCCTGTCTCGCGTAGTGGGCCTGTTCTCGCAGCGCAACTACAACATCGAAAGCCTGACCGTGGCGCCAACCGAAGATCCGACGTTGTCGCGTCTGACGCTGACCACCGTGGGCCATGATGAAGTCATCGAGCAGATCACCAAAAACCTGAACAAGCTGATCGAGGTGGTCAAGCTGGTGGATCTGTCGGAAAGCGCTCACATCGAGCGCGAGCTGATGCTGGTCAAGGTCAAGGCCACCGGCGCCCAGCGCGCCGAGATCAAACGCACTACCGATATTTATCGTGGGCAGATCGTCGATGTCAGCGCCAGCGTCTATACCGTTCAGTTGACCGGTACCAGCGACAAGCTCGACAGCTTCATTCAATCGATCGGCACTGCCTCGATTCTGGAAACCGTACGCAGTGGCGTCACCGGGATTGCCCGTGGCGACAAAGTACTGAGCATCTAA
- a CDS encoding acetolactate synthase 3 large subunit translates to MELLSGGEMLVRFLRDEGVKYIYGYPGGALLHVYDALFKEPEVTHILVRHEQAATHMADGYARATGKAGVVLVTSGPGATNAITGIATAYMDSIPMVIISGQVPSTMVGTDAFQETDMIGISRPIVKHSFMIKHASEIPEVMKKAFYLAESGRPGPVVVDVPKDMTNPAEKFEYVFPKKAKLRSYSPAVRGHSGQIRKAAEMLLAAKRPVLYSGGGVILGNGSAPLTELAKMLNLPVTNTLMGLGAYPGSDRQFIGMLGMHGSYTANLAMHHADVILAVGARFDDRVINGAAKFCPNAKIIHIDIDPASISKTIKADVPIVGPVESVLTEMVAILKEIGETPNKESVASWWKQVDEWRGDRGLFPYDKGDGSVIKPQTVIETLCEVTKGDAFVTSDVGQHQMFAAQYYKFDKPNRWINSGGLGTMGFGFPAAMGIKLSFPEADVACVTGEGSIQMNIQELSTCLQYGLPVKIVILNNGVLGMVRQWQDMSYGSRHSHSYMESLPDFVKLAEAYGHVGVRITESKDLKSKMEEAFAMKDRLVVIDIAVDTSEHVYPMQIKDGSMRDMWLSKTERT, encoded by the coding sequence GTGGAGCTTTTATCTGGCGGTGAGATGCTCGTCCGCTTTTTGCGTGACGAAGGCGTCAAATATATCTACGGGTACCCCGGTGGTGCTCTTCTTCATGTCTATGATGCCCTGTTCAAAGAACCGGAAGTGACCCACATCCTGGTTCGTCACGAGCAGGCGGCGACCCACATGGCCGACGGCTATGCCCGCGCCACCGGTAAGGCCGGCGTGGTATTGGTGACTTCCGGGCCTGGCGCCACGAACGCCATCACCGGTATCGCCACCGCGTACATGGACTCCATCCCGATGGTGATCATTTCCGGCCAGGTGCCCAGCACCATGGTCGGCACCGATGCGTTCCAGGAAACCGACATGATCGGTATCTCCCGGCCGATCGTGAAGCACAGCTTCATGATCAAGCACGCGTCGGAAATCCCGGAAGTCATGAAGAAGGCTTTCTACCTGGCTGAGTCCGGTCGTCCGGGCCCGGTCGTGGTCGATGTCCCGAAAGACATGACCAACCCGGCCGAGAAGTTCGAATATGTCTTCCCGAAAAAAGCCAAGCTGCGTTCCTACAGCCCGGCCGTACGCGGTCACTCCGGGCAAATCCGCAAGGCAGCTGAAATGCTGTTGGCGGCCAAGCGTCCGGTGTTGTACTCGGGGGGCGGCGTGATCCTGGGCAATGGCTCCGCGCCGTTGACCGAACTGGCGAAAATGCTCAACTTGCCGGTCACCAATACCCTGATGGGCCTGGGCGCCTACCCGGGCTCCGACCGTCAGTTCATCGGCATGCTCGGCATGCACGGCAGCTACACCGCCAACCTGGCGATGCACCACGCCGATGTGATCCTGGCCGTCGGCGCGCGCTTCGACGACCGTGTCATCAACGGTGCGGCAAAGTTCTGCCCGAATGCCAAGATCATCCACATCGACATCGACCCCGCGTCCATCTCCAAGACCATCAAGGCAGACGTGCCAATTGTCGGTCCTGTAGAGAGCGTGCTGACCGAAATGGTCGCCATCCTCAAGGAAATCGGCGAGACCCCTAATAAGGAGTCCGTGGCCAGTTGGTGGAAGCAAGTCGATGAATGGCGCGGCGATCGCGGCCTGTTTCCTTATGACAAGGGCGACGGCAGCGTGATCAAACCGCAGACGGTGATCGAGACCCTGTGCGAAGTGACCAAGGGCGATGCCTTTGTGACTTCCGATGTGGGTCAGCACCAGATGTTTGCTGCGCAATACTACAAGTTCGACAAGCCCAACCGCTGGATCAACTCCGGTGGCCTGGGCACCATGGGCTTCGGTTTTCCGGCGGCCATGGGCATCAAGTTGAGCTTCCCGGAAGCTGACGTTGCCTGCGTCACGGGCGAGGGCAGCATCCAGATGAACATCCAGGAGCTGTCCACCTGCCTGCAGTACGGCCTGCCGGTGAAGATCGTGATCCTGAACAACGGTGTGCTGGGCATGGTTCGCCAGTGGCAGGACATGAGCTATGGTAGCCGTCACTCGCATTCCTACATGGAATCGCTGCCTGATTTCGTCAAGCTGGCGGAGGCTTATGGTCACGTCGGCGTGCGCATCACCGAATCGAAGGATTTGAAGTCGAAGATGGAGGAAGCGTTCGCCATGAAGGATCGCCTGGTGGTGATCGATATTGCGGTCGACACCAGCGAGCACGTCTATCCGATGCAGATCAAAGACGGCTCCATGCGCGATATGTGGCTGAGCAAGACGGAGCGTACCTAA